One genomic segment of Vulpes vulpes isolate BD-2025 chromosome 2, VulVul3, whole genome shotgun sequence includes these proteins:
- the SIAH1 gene encoding E3 ubiquitin-protein ligase SIAH1 isoform X1 codes for MTGKSPLPFLYSWRGVLLTCLPAAGTRKRKEMSRQTATALPTGTSKCTPSQRVPALTGTTASNNDLASLFECPVCFDYVLPPILQCQSGHLVCSNCRPKLTCCPTCRGPLGSIRNLAMEKVANSVLFPCKYASSGCEITLPHTEKADHEELCEFRPYSCPCPGASCKWQGSLDAVMPHLMHQHKSITTLQGEDIVFLATDINLPGAVDWVMMQSCFGFHFMLVLEKQEKYDGHQQFFAIVQLIGTRKQAENFAYRLELNGHRRRLTWEATPRSIHEGIATAIMNSDCLVFDTSIAQLFAENGNLGINVTISMC; via the exons ATGACCGGGAAGTCTCCCTTACCTTTTCTGTACTCCTGGAGGGGCGTCTTGCTCACATGTCTGCCAGCAGCTGggacaaggaagagaaaag AAATGAGCCGCCAGACTGCAACAGCATTACCTACTGGAACCTCAAAGTGTACCCCGTCTCAGAGGGTGCCCGCCCTGACTGGCACAACCGCATCCAACAATGACTTGGCGAGTCTTTTTGAGTGTCCGGTCTGCTTTGACTATGTGTTACCACCCATTCTTCAGTGTCAGAGTGGCCATCTTGTTTGTAGCAACTGTCGCCCAAAGCTCACATGTTGTCCAACCTGCCGGGGCCCTTTGGGATCCATTCGCAACTTGGCTATGGAGAAAGTGGCCAATTCCGTACTTTTCCCTTGTAAATATGCCTCTTCTGGATGTGAAATAACTTTGCCACACACAGAAAAAGCAGACCACGAAGAGCTCTGTGAGTTTAGGCCTTATTCATGTCCGTGCCCTGGTGCTTCCTGTAAATGGCAAGGCTCTTTGGATGCTGTCATGCCCCATCTGATGCATCAGCATAAGTCCATTACGACCCTACAGGGAGAGGATATAGTTTTCCTTGCAACAGACATTAACCTTCCTGGTGCTGTTGACTGGGTGATGATGCAGTCCTGTTTTGGCTTTCACTTCATGTTAGTATTGGAGAAACAGGAAAAGTATGATGGTCACCAGCAGTTCTTTGCAATTGTACAGCTGATAGGAACACGCAAGCAAGCTGAAAATTTTGCTTATCGACTTGAGCTAAATGGTCATAGGCGGCGATTGACTTGGGAAGCGACTCCGCGCTCTATTCATGAGGGAATTGCCACGGCCATTATGAATAGTGACTGCCTAGTCTTTGACACCAGCATTGCACAGCTTTTTGCAGAAAATGGCAATTTAGGCATCAATGTAACTATTTCCATGTGTTGA
- the SIAH1 gene encoding E3 ubiquitin-protein ligase SIAH1 isoform X2, whose translation MSRQTATALPTGTSKCTPSQRVPALTGTTASNNDLASLFECPVCFDYVLPPILQCQSGHLVCSNCRPKLTCCPTCRGPLGSIRNLAMEKVANSVLFPCKYASSGCEITLPHTEKADHEELCEFRPYSCPCPGASCKWQGSLDAVMPHLMHQHKSITTLQGEDIVFLATDINLPGAVDWVMMQSCFGFHFMLVLEKQEKYDGHQQFFAIVQLIGTRKQAENFAYRLELNGHRRRLTWEATPRSIHEGIATAIMNSDCLVFDTSIAQLFAENGNLGINVTISMC comes from the coding sequence ATGAGCCGCCAGACTGCAACAGCATTACCTACTGGAACCTCAAAGTGTACCCCGTCTCAGAGGGTGCCCGCCCTGACTGGCACAACCGCATCCAACAATGACTTGGCGAGTCTTTTTGAGTGTCCGGTCTGCTTTGACTATGTGTTACCACCCATTCTTCAGTGTCAGAGTGGCCATCTTGTTTGTAGCAACTGTCGCCCAAAGCTCACATGTTGTCCAACCTGCCGGGGCCCTTTGGGATCCATTCGCAACTTGGCTATGGAGAAAGTGGCCAATTCCGTACTTTTCCCTTGTAAATATGCCTCTTCTGGATGTGAAATAACTTTGCCACACACAGAAAAAGCAGACCACGAAGAGCTCTGTGAGTTTAGGCCTTATTCATGTCCGTGCCCTGGTGCTTCCTGTAAATGGCAAGGCTCTTTGGATGCTGTCATGCCCCATCTGATGCATCAGCATAAGTCCATTACGACCCTACAGGGAGAGGATATAGTTTTCCTTGCAACAGACATTAACCTTCCTGGTGCTGTTGACTGGGTGATGATGCAGTCCTGTTTTGGCTTTCACTTCATGTTAGTATTGGAGAAACAGGAAAAGTATGATGGTCACCAGCAGTTCTTTGCAATTGTACAGCTGATAGGAACACGCAAGCAAGCTGAAAATTTTGCTTATCGACTTGAGCTAAATGGTCATAGGCGGCGATTGACTTGGGAAGCGACTCCGCGCTCTATTCATGAGGGAATTGCCACGGCCATTATGAATAGTGACTGCCTAGTCTTTGACACCAGCATTGCACAGCTTTTTGCAGAAAATGGCAATTTAGGCATCAATGTAACTATTTCCATGTGTTGA